One genomic segment of Fervidobacterium pennivorans includes these proteins:
- the dtd gene encoding D-aminoacyl-tRNA deacylase yields the protein MRAVVQRVTKASVSVDNEVVGKISNGIVILLGVGKDDTEEDAKYLAEKIVNLRIFDDEDGKMNLSLLDVKGRALIISQFTLYGDCRRGRRPSYSDSAPPDLAKALYEKFIELVKNYDVHVETGIFAAHMLVEIHNDGPVTLLLDSKKVF from the coding sequence ATGCGCGCTGTTGTTCAAAGAGTTACAAAAGCGAGTGTTAGCGTAGACAACGAGGTTGTTGGAAAAATTTCAAATGGTATAGTTATTTTGCTGGGAGTGGGAAAGGATGACACTGAGGAAGATGCCAAATACTTGGCAGAAAAAATCGTGAACCTCAGAATTTTCGACGATGAAGATGGTAAAATGAATCTTTCATTGTTAGATGTTAAAGGGCGAGCACTTATTATTTCTCAGTTCACACTTTACGGTGATTGCCGCAGAGGGCGCAGACCTTCGTATTCTGACAGCGCTCCACCAGATTTGGCAAAGGCTTTATATGAAAAATTCATCGAATTGGTAAAAAACTACGATGTTCATGTGGAAACTGGAATATTTGCTGCGCATATGCTTGTGGAAATACATAACGATGGTCCGGTGACTTTGTTACTTGATTCAAAAAAGGTATTTTGA
- a CDS encoding epoxyqueuosine reductase QueH: MPEYSHSNKNNFSVENDVKNCHLLHVCCAPDLAISYLSGARGDIFFYNPNIHPKAEYEKRYAEVIKIAALFKMNVLKVPYNPDLFFKLTKGLQNEPEGGTRCEICIRMRLEKTMEYAKENGYKSVSTTLTASPKKNVAMIVKIGKELEKKYGVEFLPNVYRKSPLYNDAQKLIRKMGIYRQNYCGCIFSIRNSVIVATQETKTVKSGVEV; the protein is encoded by the coding sequence ATGCCTGAATACTCGCATAGCAATAAAAACAACTTTTCTGTCGAAAACGATGTGAAGAATTGTCATCTACTGCATGTATGTTGTGCACCCGATTTGGCAATTTCTTATTTGTCCGGTGCACGTGGTGATATTTTCTTTTACAATCCTAACATACATCCAAAAGCTGAATATGAGAAACGATACGCCGAAGTGATTAAAATTGCTGCACTCTTTAAAATGAATGTTCTGAAAGTTCCTTATAATCCTGACCTGTTCTTCAAGCTTACTAAAGGATTACAAAATGAACCTGAAGGCGGGACAAGGTGCGAGATTTGTATAAGAATGCGACTAGAAAAAACAATGGAATACGCGAAAGAAAATGGCTACAAGAGTGTTTCCACAACGCTGACAGCCTCTCCAAAGAAAAATGTAGCGATGATTGTGAAGATAGGAAAAGAGCTGGAAAAAAAATACGGTGTGGAATTTTTGCCTAATGTGTACCGCAAAAGTCCGCTTTACAACGATGCGCAAAAGCTTATAAGGAAAATGGGTATTTACAGACAAAACTACTGTGGTTGTATTTTCTCAATAAGAAATTCCGTTATAGTAGCCACTCAAGAAACTAAAACTGTAAAAAGTGGGGTCGAAGTATGA
- a CDS encoding DUF4940 domain-containing protein has translation MKIYHNLEEVEEPKRSYASIAFSSKVRVEYEHAGEKLALIPVTIGDLTVVIEIDDDREVFNTLLNEHIKNSILKQFPYPEEIRELARHFRTELKNFRILVVKYNSVEEKEFSRYSLSNITFGVVSYNKFDVHLLPSNVKVRPKPGYCLSHVVQKPEEGIRQAFLIARWFGGGSYDQLPKLALESTDIDLGKWTNIVKYIVLSDFEERYFSGIIKKLNEFRSETYFDPFARLETISLGIILARSEGGGNFEPDSHDII, from the coding sequence ATGAAAATATACCACAATTTAGAAGAAGTTGAAGAACCTAAGCGGTCGTATGCATCAATTGCTTTTTCATCGAAAGTCAGGGTTGAATATGAACATGCTGGCGAAAAACTTGCCCTCATCCCTGTAACTATTGGAGACCTTACGGTGGTTATCGAAATTGACGATGATAGAGAAGTATTCAATACTTTGTTGAACGAGCACATCAAAAACTCTATCCTGAAACAGTTTCCGTATCCGGAAGAGATTAGAGAGTTAGCCAGACATTTTCGCACAGAATTGAAGAATTTCAGAATTTTGGTTGTAAAATACAATAGTGTCGAAGAAAAGGAATTCTCAAGGTATTCACTGTCTAATATAACATTCGGTGTGGTGTCATATAATAAATTTGATGTCCATTTGTTACCAAGTAATGTAAAAGTCAGACCGAAGCCAGGATACTGTCTTTCACATGTTGTCCAAAAGCCTGAAGAAGGTATCAGGCAAGCATTTTTGATAGCCCGGTGGTTTGGTGGTGGAAGCTACGACCAACTGCCCAAATTAGCGCTTGAAAGCACTGACATTGACCTTGGGAAGTGGACAAATATAGTCAAATACATTGTTCTGTCAGATTTTGAAGAGAGGTATTTTTCTGGTATAATAAAAAAGCTAAACGAATTTAGAAGCGAGACATATTTTGACCCATTTGCTAGGCTTGAAACAATATCACTTGGCATAATACTCGCCAGGTCAGAGGGAGGAGGTAACTTTGAACCAGACAGTCACGATATCATTTAG
- a CDS encoding ATP-binding protein → MNQTVTISFRALTENIKLARVVIHTFLTFRGVFDKDIFDTELAVNEAIANIIQHTYKGEPNYIVMTLNWIEPDTLEVLLRDFGPKVDPTKIKPRDLDDIRPGGLGVYIIQRIFDIMEFRNVSHGNLLYLKRFFLIPPKKQELGNSNNEPYREY, encoded by the coding sequence TTGAACCAGACAGTCACGATATCATTTAGAGCACTTACTGAAAATATAAAATTAGCACGAGTTGTTATACATACTTTTCTAACATTCCGAGGAGTGTTCGATAAAGATATATTCGATACGGAATTGGCTGTAAACGAAGCGATTGCAAACATTATTCAGCATACATACAAAGGTGAACCAAACTACATTGTGATGACGCTCAATTGGATAGAACCTGATACACTCGAGGTGTTACTCCGCGATTTTGGTCCGAAAGTGGACCCAACGAAAATCAAACCACGAGATTTAGATGATATCAGACCAGGAGGACTCGGAGTTTATATAATTCAACGCATCTTCGACATTATGGAATTCCGAAACGTGAGTCATGGAAATTTACTTTATCTAAAACGCTTCTTCTTAATACCTCCTAAAAAGCAGGAGCTTGGTAATTCAAATAATGAACCCTATCGAGAATATTGA
- a CDS encoding divergent PAP2 family protein, with product MGLLTGLTKNPSFMSAFFGFLAAQFLKVVIYKDFRVFGRYGGMPSAHVATTSALAWAVGYTTGFDSPLTAIAAIFLAITTADAVGLRRNVDPNKGHTLMEAIYGFLLGWIVALLTVKLYR from the coding sequence ATGGGCTTGCTCACAGGTTTGACAAAAAATCCATCTTTCATGTCTGCATTTTTTGGCTTTTTGGCAGCACAATTTTTGAAAGTGGTGATATACAAAGACTTCCGCGTATTTGGTAGGTACGGTGGTATGCCCAGTGCTCATGTTGCAACAACCTCAGCATTAGCTTGGGCTGTTGGTTACACTACAGGTTTTGATTCACCGCTTACAGCCATCGCTGCAATTTTCCTTGCTATTACAACAGCTGATGCTGTTGGTTTACGAAGAAATGTCGACCCCAATAAAGGACATACGCTAATGGAAGCTATCTATGGCTTCTTACTTGGGTGGATAGTCGCTCTGCTTACGGTTAAATTGTATCGATAA
- a CDS encoding transglycosylase SLT domain-containing protein → MFFRLPFKIFVFAVLLLAISLTSVVSFGQDGEQIKTPNWFRGAVIKKRAGMNLKTAPEFVADLWNAIYTIGTKYNVPPTLIAAVISVESNFANVKGAGDVVGMMQISISTAKNISKLLGLEQPKNGWDELLTNYWLNITYGTAYIAYLYKKHGTFQKALEEYNNGKNKTKYAQLILQQYNLYESLHSAEIRNKQQLDTNNSPTSSEATDTLNTTSATNSQPTSDASNTSVNTSEIKVPPLFGVAGY, encoded by the coding sequence ATGTTTTTTAGATTACCGTTTAAAATTTTTGTTTTTGCAGTTTTGTTGCTTGCCATCTCGTTAACAAGTGTTGTTAGTTTTGGACAAGATGGTGAGCAGATAAAAACACCAAATTGGTTTAGAGGTGCGGTGATTAAGAAAAGAGCTGGTATGAATCTAAAGACCGCCCCAGAGTTTGTAGCTGACCTATGGAATGCGATATACACTATAGGCACAAAATACAACGTTCCCCCAACGCTTATAGCTGCTGTCATTTCTGTAGAAAGCAACTTCGCCAACGTGAAAGGTGCTGGAGACGTGGTAGGAATGATGCAAATTTCTATCTCCACAGCCAAAAATATATCGAAACTCCTCGGTCTCGAACAACCAAAAAACGGTTGGGATGAGCTCCTCACAAATTATTGGTTGAATATAACTTACGGTACTGCATACATCGCTTATCTTTACAAAAAGCATGGAACTTTTCAGAAAGCGCTCGAAGAATACAACAACGGAAAAAATAAAACTAAATACGCCCAGCTGATACTACAACAATACAACCTATACGAGAGCCTCCATTCTGCTGAAATAAGAAATAAACAGCAATTGGATACAAATAATTCTCCGACATCTTCTGAAGCAACAGATACTTTGAATACAACCAGTGCAACAAATTCACAACCAACATCAGATGCATCAAATACATCAGTTAACACTTCAGAAATCAAGGTCCCGCCTCTTTTCGGAGTTGCAGGTTATTAA
- a CDS encoding ABC transporter ATP-binding protein, with product MHSLKDEKMKTETIVKIEHLSFSYPSFSLKDVSFEVRKGSFFGIIGPNGSGKTTLLSLIMKFQKPKSGKITVYGNDVLRLSHKKLAQLIAYIAQDFNPAYDFTVEELVEMGGIPRSPHFFETPVYEEELENTLKTVDLLEYRKRIFSTLSGGQQRRVLIARAIYQNTPIIIADELVNHLDLGQAIKVLDYLKQLTERGKTIIGTFHDITLAAKYCDEIAVMKDGKIIAIGKPLDVVNREILSNVYGVSLNVIRHPDKGYPVILI from the coding sequence GTGCATAGTTTGAAAGATGAAAAAATGAAAACTGAAACGATAGTAAAAATTGAACATTTATCTTTTTCTTACCCGAGTTTCAGTCTCAAAGATGTAAGTTTTGAGGTTCGGAAGGGAAGTTTCTTCGGCATTATTGGACCAAATGGTTCGGGAAAAACCACGCTACTCTCACTCATTATGAAATTCCAAAAGCCAAAAAGTGGGAAAATAACAGTTTATGGGAACGATGTGCTCAGGCTATCTCACAAAAAACTTGCACAGCTTATAGCTTACATCGCTCAAGACTTTAACCCTGCATACGATTTCACAGTTGAAGAATTGGTCGAGATGGGAGGAATCCCCCGCTCACCACATTTTTTCGAAACACCTGTTTACGAGGAAGAATTAGAAAATACTCTCAAAACAGTTGATTTGCTTGAATACCGAAAAAGAATATTCTCCACTCTTAGTGGAGGACAACAGCGCAGAGTCTTGATTGCACGCGCAATCTATCAAAACACACCTATCATCATTGCTGATGAATTGGTTAATCACTTGGATTTAGGGCAAGCAATTAAAGTGTTAGATTATCTAAAACAACTTACCGAACGTGGAAAGACGATAATTGGGACATTCCATGATATAACGTTAGCAGCGAAGTATTGTGATGAAATCGCTGTGATGAAAGATGGAAAAATAATCGCTATCGGTAAACCTTTAGACGTTGTAAATAGAGAGATTCTAAGCAATGTTTATGGGGTATCTCTGAATGTAATTAGGCATCCGGACAAAGGCTACCCAGTAATTTTAATTTAA
- a CDS encoding uracil-xanthine permease family protein — protein sequence MEKDVIFGNSELEKAAISSSRLDLPASKRFLLSLQHFVAMFGATVLVPLLTGLDPLVALFTAGLGTLLFHYITGGIVPVFLGSSFAFIAPVIIVKEKYGDIRYSLGGIVVAGTVYLVFSLIVKLLGTNVIKKLFPPVVTGPMIMVIGLGLSPVAVNMASSNWTIAFVVIITVIASATIFKGFFSLIPVLTGVFVGYITSILSGIVDFTPITTAAWFSTPNFTFPKFDAGAISLIAPVAFVTVMEHIGDITTNGAVVGKNFFEKPGIHRTLLGDGLATMVAGLLGGPANTTYSENTGVLAITKVYDPSILRGAALLAMLVAFFSKFGAVLQTIPTPVIGGVSLILFGMIASIGVRTLVEAKVDFSKSRNLIIAALILTLGIGGASIKIGVVELKGMALAAIVGIIANLIIPEKLEK from the coding sequence ATGGAAAAAGACGTTATTTTTGGTAATTCTGAACTCGAAAAGGCTGCTATTTCTAGTTCTCGTTTAGACCTACCTGCCTCGAAAAGGTTCCTCCTATCTCTCCAGCATTTTGTAGCGATGTTTGGTGCCACCGTTTTGGTTCCTCTTCTAACAGGATTAGACCCTCTTGTTGCTTTGTTTACCGCAGGACTTGGAACTTTGTTATTCCACTACATAACTGGTGGTATCGTTCCTGTCTTTCTGGGTTCCAGTTTTGCCTTTATAGCACCTGTTATAATTGTTAAAGAAAAATACGGAGACATACGTTATTCACTCGGCGGTATCGTAGTTGCAGGCACGGTATATTTGGTGTTCTCGTTAATTGTGAAACTGCTGGGAACGAACGTTATCAAAAAGCTCTTCCCACCTGTTGTAACCGGTCCCATGATAATGGTTATAGGCCTTGGTTTAAGCCCCGTTGCCGTTAATATGGCTTCCTCAAATTGGACGATTGCATTTGTAGTGATTATAACGGTTATCGCATCCGCAACGATATTCAAAGGTTTCTTCTCACTCATCCCTGTTCTTACCGGAGTTTTTGTCGGGTATATTACCTCCATCCTTTCTGGAATTGTTGATTTCACCCCTATAACAACTGCTGCTTGGTTTTCAACTCCGAACTTCACATTCCCAAAGTTCGATGCTGGAGCAATTAGCTTGATAGCTCCTGTTGCATTCGTTACAGTTATGGAGCACATAGGCGATATAACAACCAATGGAGCAGTCGTTGGAAAAAATTTCTTCGAAAAACCTGGTATCCACAGAACACTTCTTGGTGATGGACTTGCGACAATGGTTGCAGGTTTACTGGGAGGACCTGCCAACACAACATACAGTGAAAATACAGGAGTGCTAGCCATTACAAAAGTTTATGACCCTTCCATTTTGCGTGGCGCTGCCCTTCTTGCAATGCTGGTTGCTTTCTTCTCAAAATTCGGTGCTGTGCTGCAGACAATCCCCACACCTGTAATTGGCGGAGTGAGTTTAATACTATTTGGTATGATAGCTTCAATAGGTGTGAGAACATTGGTAGAAGCAAAAGTAGATTTCTCGAAATCCAGAAACCTTATTATTGCTGCATTAATCCTCACACTCGGTATCGGAGGAGCGAGCATCAAAATCGGTGTAGTGGAACTCAAAGGCATGGCACTAGCTGCAATCGTAGGTATTATCGCTAATCTTATAATTCCAGAGAAACTGGAAAAATAA
- a CDS encoding 5-(carboxyamino)imidazole ribonucleotide synthase — translation MVSSTEKSIYTFPIKAVGVIGGGQLGKMLTLKAKEMGFKVIALDKDPSCPVSSICDELIIGSLYDTEKLHELAKKSEVVTYEIEHTNTEVLRHLEKIGTKILPSPALLELVNDKLQQKSHLIKYGIPTSKLVREVTKTDSIEYKSRMKELPPFPFVQKARKGGYDGKGVAVIKSEKDVDKILETDSFFEEFVEIEKEISVLVARDIKGNIVSYPVVEMVFDARSNILDMLISPARIPEDTSQKAISIAYDVINSFVSSNLKAVGVFAVEMFITKSGDILVNEIAPRVHNSGHHTIESCLTSQFEQHLRAITGLPLGSTKQHTPAVMINLLGEPGYTGKPVITGLEEVLKMEGAHLHWYGKSTTAPFRKMGHITIIDEDLNSAIQKAKILRERVKIISENT, via the coding sequence ATGGTAAGCTCAACAGAGAAAAGCATATATACCTTTCCTATCAAAGCCGTGGGGGTTATTGGAGGGGGACAGCTTGGAAAGATGTTAACATTGAAAGCAAAAGAAATGGGGTTCAAGGTTATCGCACTTGATAAAGACCCTAGCTGTCCTGTTTCTTCAATTTGCGATGAGTTGATAATCGGCTCATTGTACGATACGGAAAAACTACACGAACTTGCGAAAAAATCTGAGGTGGTCACATACGAAATAGAACATACAAATACGGAAGTTCTTAGACATCTCGAAAAAATCGGCACCAAAATTCTTCCTTCACCAGCACTCCTAGAATTGGTAAACGACAAACTACAGCAAAAATCTCACCTAATAAAGTATGGTATACCCACATCAAAATTAGTACGCGAAGTGACAAAGACTGACTCTATTGAGTACAAGTCACGCATGAAAGAACTCCCGCCATTTCCGTTTGTTCAAAAAGCACGGAAAGGTGGTTATGATGGAAAGGGTGTTGCAGTAATAAAGAGTGAAAAAGACGTAGATAAAATTTTGGAAACCGATTCATTTTTCGAAGAATTCGTGGAGATAGAAAAAGAAATCTCCGTTTTGGTTGCAAGGGATATTAAAGGGAATATAGTTTCATACCCTGTTGTTGAAATGGTTTTCGACGCTAGGTCAAATATCCTTGATATGCTCATTTCTCCAGCAAGAATACCAGAAGACACATCGCAGAAGGCAATTAGTATAGCCTATGATGTTATCAACTCTTTCGTTTCTTCTAATTTAAAAGCCGTGGGGGTTTTTGCTGTTGAGATGTTCATTACCAAAAGTGGAGACATCCTTGTTAACGAAATAGCCCCTCGCGTTCATAATTCTGGTCATCATACAATCGAGTCGTGTCTCACAAGTCAATTCGAACAACACCTTCGCGCTATAACTGGTCTTCCATTAGGTTCCACTAAACAGCACACTCCAGCTGTTATGATAAACCTCCTTGGTGAACCTGGATACACAGGCAAACCTGTTATAACTGGCCTTGAAGAAGTTTTGAAAATGGAAGGAGCACATCTACATTGGTATGGTAAATCAACAACTGCTCCTTTCAGAAAAATGGGACACATCACA